The following proteins are co-located in the Vigna angularis cultivar LongXiaoDou No.4 chromosome 2, ASM1680809v1, whole genome shotgun sequence genome:
- the LOC108328689 gene encoding DExH-box ATP-dependent RNA helicase DExH3 isoform X2: protein MALVRAYEGWKDAEREGSSYEYCWRNFLSAQTLQAIHSLRKQFSFILKDADASMINKLSHNQSLVRAVICSGLFPGIASVVHRETSMSFKTMDDGQVLLYAAMPNKYKQK, encoded by the exons ATGGCTCTTGTTCGAGCATATGAAGGATGGAAAGATGCAGAAAGAGAAGGATCGTCTTATGAATACTGCTGGAGAAATTTTCTCTCTGCCCAAACTCTTCAGGCTATTCATTCACTTCGGAAGCAGTTTAGCTTCATCTTGAAAGATGCAGATGCAAGCATGATTAACAAATTGAGTCACAATCAGTCTCTTGTCCGTGCTGTCATTTGTTCTGGACTCTTTCCTGGCATAGCATCAGTGGTG CACAGGGAGACATCCATGTCATTTAAAACAATGGATGATGGCCAGGTTTTATTATATGCT gcGATGCCCAACAAGTACAAGCAGAAATAA
- the LOC108328689 gene encoding DExH-box ATP-dependent RNA helicase DExH5, mitochondrial isoform X1 translates to MALVRAYEGWKDAEREGSSYEYCWRNFLSAQTLQAIHSLRKQFSFILKDADASMINKLSHNQSLVRAVICSGLFPGIASVVHRETSMSFKTMDDGQVLLYANSVNARYQTIPYPWLVFGEKVKVNAVFIRHSTAVSDSILILFGGALSNGIHVISCLIHMLLPLDHLYGFQYSNIILSFFSPLMGLGWASKNVRWIC, encoded by the exons ATGGCTCTTGTTCGAGCATATGAAGGATGGAAAGATGCAGAAAGAGAAGGATCGTCTTATGAATACTGCTGGAGAAATTTTCTCTCTGCCCAAACTCTTCAGGCTATTCATTCACTTCGGAAGCAGTTTAGCTTCATCTTGAAAGATGCAGATGCAAGCATGATTAACAAATTGAGTCACAATCAGTCTCTTGTCCGTGCTGTCATTTGTTCTGGACTCTTTCCTGGCATAGCATCAGTGGTG CACAGGGAGACATCCATGTCATTTAAAACAATGGATGATGGCCAGGTTTTATTATATGCT AATTCTGTGAATGCACGTTACCAGACCATCCCATACCCATGGTTGGTTTTTGGTGAGAAAGTTAAGGTCAATGCTGTTTTCATCCGTCATTCCACTGCTGTATCTGATTCAATACTTATCCTTTTTGGTGGTGCTCTAAGTAATGGGATACATGTGATTAGTTGTTTGATTCACATGCTTCTTCCACTTGACCATCTCTATGGATTTCAATACAGTAATATCatcctttctttcttctccccTCTCATGGGTTTAGGCTGGGCATCTAAAAATGTTAGATGGATATGTTGA